One Corynebacterium efficiens YS-314 DNA segment encodes these proteins:
- a CDS encoding DUF732 domain-containing protein → MKFPTSLTRAAGIPLAVLTATVLTACGGVTVEGNPSSADTDSGTGTSIARETATGEERSGTETSTSPTSRGNQVQPQDRPAAEMTEPPTTGVERTPEELDLLDGLREGGIDVEGVEEQMIATAGTVCRSLEEGTDNVTVDAIAGQLIVQNRVDVPEERAGEVSALIRETAERTYC, encoded by the coding sequence GTGAAGTTCCCCACCTCCCTCACACGGGCAGCCGGCATCCCCCTGGCGGTCCTGACGGCGACCGTCCTCACCGCATGCGGTGGCGTGACGGTCGAGGGCAACCCCTCATCCGCCGACACCGACTCAGGCACCGGCACCTCCATCGCGCGGGAAACCGCGACGGGGGAGGAGCGGTCGGGCACGGAGACGTCGACAAGCCCCACGTCCCGTGGCAACCAGGTGCAGCCGCAGGACCGGCCGGCCGCCGAGATGACCGAGCCGCCCACCACCGGGGTGGAACGCACACCGGAGGAGCTTGATCTGCTCGACGGCCTGCGTGAGGGCGGGATCGACGTTGAGGGGGTGGAGGAGCAGATGATCGCCACCGCCGGCACCGTCTGCCGCTCGCTGGAGGAGGGCACCGACAATGTCACCGTCGATGCCATCGCCGGGCAGCTGATCGTGCAGAACCGTGTGGATGTGCCGGAGGAACGCGCCGGCGAGGTGTCCGCCCTGATTCGGGAAACGGCCGAACGGACGTATTGTTAA
- a CDS encoding cutinase family protein has protein sequence MRKILTVIAVLVVLTLITVGIVQYVTTTDETDLADEPGTTGTSVPPEQPDWCPAVEFIAAPGTWESAPNDDPINPTANPWSFMLSVTQPLQERYYADTVKVWTLPYTAQFRNINSQNEMTYDESRSEGLSKMTNELVSMHNDCPLTEFIIAGFSQGAVIAGDLAAQLGSGQGAIPADRIRGVALVADGRREPGVGQTVGNPVAGVGAEVALQPLNLLVQPIVPGATMRGPRVGGFGELNDRVFDICAANDSICDAPRDIGNALDRALAMVAANGIHAQYATNPDVIPGTTTNAWLVDWAVDLIENG, from the coding sequence ATGAGGAAAATCCTTACCGTCATCGCTGTCCTGGTTGTTCTCACCCTGATCACCGTGGGCATCGTGCAGTATGTCACCACAACCGACGAAACCGATCTCGCGGATGAGCCCGGTACCACCGGAACCTCCGTCCCGCCGGAACAACCCGACTGGTGCCCGGCGGTGGAGTTCATCGCCGCGCCCGGAACCTGGGAATCGGCGCCCAATGACGATCCGATCAACCCCACGGCCAACCCGTGGTCCTTCATGCTCTCGGTCACCCAGCCCCTCCAGGAGCGCTACTATGCCGACACCGTGAAGGTGTGGACCCTGCCGTATACCGCGCAGTTCCGCAACATCAATTCCCAGAACGAGATGACCTACGACGAGTCCCGCTCCGAGGGTCTGTCCAAGATGACCAATGAGCTGGTGAGCATGCACAATGACTGCCCGCTCACCGAGTTCATCATCGCCGGTTTCTCCCAGGGTGCGGTGATCGCCGGGGATCTGGCTGCGCAGCTCGGCTCCGGCCAGGGTGCCATTCCGGCCGACCGCATCAGGGGTGTCGCCCTGGTGGCGGATGGTCGTCGTGAACCCGGCGTGGGTCAGACCGTGGGTAATCCCGTGGCCGGCGTGGGTGCCGAGGTCGCCCTGCAACCCCTCAACCTGCTGGTCCAGCCGATCGTCCCCGGGGCGACCATGCGTGGTCCCCGCGTCGGTGGCTTCGGTGAACTCAATGACCGCGTCTTTGACATCTGTGCGGCGAATGACTCCATCTGTGACGCCCCCCGCGACATCGGCAACGCGCTGGACCGGGCGCTGGCGATGGTGGCGGCCAACGGCATCCACGCCCAGTACGCCACCAACCCCGACGTGATCCCCGGGACCACCACCAACGCCTGGCTGGTCGACTGGGCCGTTGACCTCATCGAGAACGGTTAG
- a CDS encoding FadD32-like long-chain-fatty-acid--AMP ligase, whose amino-acid sequence MDLDKAIGSFFDEDGELNLPPYMTLAAMAEFMYQADIAEGGADKVRMRFWDYTDSREGKVVEYTREQINTRIKAVAGRLQQVATIGDRAAILANNSPEYIFSFLGAIYAGVVPVPLYDPTEPGHADHLTAVFADCEPVVVLTNSHSAGAVRKHFSALPAAERPRILSVDSLPDSLADSYENPMMTEAGKRLSAMRQVAPIDLTAFLQYTSGSTRTPAGVVLTNRSILTNVLQIFSAVKIQTPLRLVFWLPLHHDMGIILAAFVTMLGLDNEFMSPRDFVQQPSRWIKQLNRREGDTNVYTVVPNFALELAARYAKPAEGEELDLSALDAIVIGSEPVTEKAVTAFREAFEPYGLPVQSLRPSYGLAEASLLVTTPQTENRPLISYFDREALTENRVVMVEKGDENAVAFISNGQVARPQQLVIVDPETATELEDGQIGEIWTHGENTAAGYLDREEDTAETFRNRLKNRLPENSRAEGAEDDNYWMATGDLGVIVDGELYITGRIKDLIVVAGRNHYPQDIEYTVQQASPHVRADSVAAFAIPGDDVEKLIILAERDNNADESGDDAAIEAIRAAVGNAHGVVPEDIRILAPDEIARSSSGKIARRVNQRNYLAEGR is encoded by the coding sequence ATGGATCTGGATAAAGCGATCGGCTCATTCTTCGACGAGGATGGCGAACTGAACCTGCCGCCGTATATGACACTGGCCGCCATGGCAGAGTTCATGTACCAGGCGGATATCGCTGAGGGTGGTGCCGACAAGGTCCGCATGCGCTTCTGGGACTACACCGACTCCCGTGAGGGCAAGGTGGTGGAGTACACCCGCGAGCAGATCAACACCCGCATCAAGGCTGTCGCGGGACGTCTCCAGCAGGTGGCCACCATCGGTGACCGCGCCGCCATCCTGGCCAACAACAGCCCGGAGTACATCTTCAGCTTTCTGGGTGCGATCTACGCCGGTGTGGTCCCGGTGCCGCTGTACGATCCCACCGAGCCCGGACATGCCGATCACCTCACCGCGGTCTTCGCCGACTGCGAGCCGGTGGTCGTGCTCACCAACTCCCACTCCGCCGGTGCGGTGCGCAAGCACTTCTCCGCGCTGCCCGCGGCCGAGCGTCCCCGCATCCTCTCGGTGGATTCCCTCCCGGATTCCCTGGCGGACTCCTACGAGAACCCGATGATGACCGAGGCCGGCAAGCGCCTGTCCGCCATGCGTCAGGTCGCCCCGATCGACCTGACCGCCTTCCTGCAGTACACCTCCGGTTCCACCCGCACCCCGGCCGGTGTGGTCCTGACCAACCGGTCCATCCTCACCAACGTGCTGCAGATCTTCTCCGCGGTGAAGATCCAGACCCCGCTGCGCCTGGTGTTCTGGCTGCCGCTGCACCATGACATGGGCATCATCCTGGCGGCGTTCGTCACCATGCTGGGTCTGGACAACGAGTTCATGAGCCCCCGTGACTTCGTGCAGCAGCCCTCCCGCTGGATCAAGCAGCTCAACCGCCGTGAAGGTGACACCAACGTCTACACCGTGGTCCCGAACTTCGCCCTGGAGCTGGCCGCGCGCTACGCCAAGCCCGCCGAGGGCGAGGAGCTGGATCTCTCCGCCCTCGATGCGATCGTCATCGGTTCCGAGCCCGTCACCGAGAAGGCCGTGACCGCCTTCCGGGAGGCATTTGAGCCCTACGGCCTGCCGGTGCAGTCCCTGCGTCCTTCCTACGGACTGGCTGAGGCGTCCCTGCTGGTGACCACACCCCAGACCGAGAACCGTCCCCTGATCTCCTACTTCGACCGTGAGGCCCTCACCGAGAACCGTGTGGTCATGGTGGAGAAGGGGGATGAGAATGCCGTGGCGTTCATCTCCAACGGCCAGGTGGCCAGGCCGCAGCAGCTCGTCATCGTCGACCCGGAGACCGCCACCGAGCTGGAGGACGGTCAGATCGGTGAGATCTGGACCCACGGTGAGAACACCGCCGCCGGTTACCTCGATCGCGAGGAGGACACCGCCGAGACCTTCCGCAACCGTCTGAAGAACCGCCTGCCGGAGAACTCCCGCGCCGAGGGCGCCGAGGACGACAACTACTGGATGGCCACCGGTGACCTGGGTGTCATCGTCGACGGTGAGCTCTACATCACCGGACGTATCAAGGACCTCATCGTGGTGGCCGGCCGCAACCACTACCCACAGGACATCGAATACACCGTCCAGCAGGCCTCCCCGCATGTCCGCGCCGATTCCGTCGCCGCCTTCGCCATCCCCGGTGATGATGTGGAGAAGCTCATCATCCTGGCCGAGCGCGACAACAACGCCGATGAATCCGGTGATGACGCCGCCATCGAGGCCATCCGCGCCGCGGTGGGCAACGCCCACGGTGTGGTGCCGGAGGATATCCGCATCCTCGCACCGGATGAGATCGCACGGTCCTCCTCCGGCAAGATCGCCCGCCGGGTGAACCAGCGCAACTACCTCGCCGAAGGCAGGTAG
- a CDS encoding alpha/beta hydrolase-fold protein, translating into MRDTASRSKKSRRRSLWIAAGAVPTAIALSLSLASPAAVAQSSFGSSDIIDSGVLDSITRGLTDYLTPRDEALPAGEVTYPAIEGLPAGVRVNSAEYVTSHHVVLSIQSAAMPERPIKVQLLLPRDWYSSPDRDFPEIWALDGLRAIEKQSGWTIETNIEQFFADKNAIVVLPVGGESSFYTDWNEPNNGKNYQWETFLTEELAPILDKGFRSNGERAITGISMGGTAAVNIATHNPEMFNFVGSFSGYLDTTSNGMPAAIGAALADAGGYNVNAMWGPAGSERWLENDPKRNVDQLRGKQVYVSAGSGADDYGQDGSVATGPANAAGVGLELISRMTSQTFVDAANGAGVNVIANFRPSGVHAWPYWQFEMTQAWPYMADSLGMSREDRGADCVALGAIADATADGSLGSCLNNEYLVANGVGRAQDFTNGRAYWSPNTGAFGLFGRINARYSELGGPDSWLGFPKTRELSTPDGRGRYVHFENGSIYWSAATGPWEIPGDMFTAWGTQGYEAGGLGYPVGPAKDFNGGLAQEFQGGYVLRTPQNRAYWVRGAISAKYMEPGVATTLGFPTGNERLIPGGAFQEFTNGNIYWSASTGAHYILRGGIFDAWGAKGYEQGEYGWPTTDQTSIAAGGETITFQNGTIRQVNGRIEESR; encoded by the coding sequence ATGCGCGACACCGCATCACGTTCCAAGAAATCCAGGCGCCGTTCCCTCTGGATCGCAGCTGGCGCTGTGCCGACAGCAATCGCCCTCAGCCTCTCCCTGGCAAGTCCCGCGGCAGTGGCGCAGTCCTCCTTCGGATCATCCGACATCATCGACAGCGGGGTGCTCGACAGCATCACCCGCGGCCTCACCGATTACCTGACGCCCCGCGATGAGGCGCTGCCAGCGGGTGAGGTCACCTACCCTGCGATTGAGGGGCTGCCGGCAGGTGTCCGCGTCAATAGCGCCGAGTATGTCACCTCCCACCACGTTGTCCTGAGCATCCAGTCCGCCGCGATGCCGGAGCGCCCGATCAAGGTGCAGCTGCTGCTGCCCCGTGACTGGTACTCCTCCCCGGACCGGGACTTCCCGGAGATCTGGGCGCTGGATGGTCTGCGCGCCATTGAGAAGCAGTCCGGTTGGACCATCGAGACCAACATCGAGCAGTTCTTCGCGGACAAGAACGCCATCGTGGTGCTGCCGGTTGGTGGTGAGAGCTCCTTCTACACCGACTGGAATGAGCCCAACAACGGCAAGAACTACCAGTGGGAGACCTTCCTCACCGAGGAACTGGCACCCATCCTGGACAAGGGTTTCCGCTCCAACGGTGAGCGCGCCATCACCGGTATCTCCATGGGTGGTACCGCGGCGGTCAACATCGCCACCCACAACCCGGAGATGTTCAACTTCGTCGGCTCCTTCTCCGGTTACCTGGACACCACCTCCAACGGCATGCCCGCCGCCATCGGTGCAGCGCTTGCCGACGCCGGTGGCTACAACGTCAACGCCATGTGGGGCCCGGCCGGTTCCGAGCGCTGGCTGGAGAATGACCCCAAGCGCAACGTCGACCAGCTCCGCGGCAAGCAGGTGTATGTCTCCGCCGGTTCCGGTGCCGACGACTACGGCCAGGACGGTTCCGTTGCCACCGGCCCGGCCAACGCCGCCGGTGTCGGCCTGGAGCTCATCTCCCGGATGACCAGCCAGACCTTCGTCGACGCGGCCAATGGTGCAGGCGTCAACGTGATCGCCAACTTCCGCCCCTCGGGCGTGCACGCCTGGCCCTACTGGCAGTTCGAGATGACCCAGGCCTGGCCGTACATGGCCGACTCCCTCGGCATGTCCAGGGAGGACCGCGGCGCTGACTGCGTCGCCCTCGGTGCCATCGCGGACGCCACCGCTGACGGTTCCCTCGGGTCCTGCCTGAACAACGAGTACCTGGTGGCCAACGGTGTCGGCAGGGCCCAGGACTTCACCAACGGCCGTGCCTACTGGTCCCCCAATACCGGCGCCTTCGGCCTGTTTGGCCGCATCAACGCCCGCTACTCCGAGCTCGGTGGACCGGATTCCTGGCTGGGCTTCCCCAAGACCCGCGAACTGTCCACCCCGGACGGTCGTGGCCGCTACGTCCACTTCGAGAACGGTTCCATCTACTGGTCCGCAGCCACCGGCCCGTGGGAGATCCCCGGTGACATGTTCACCGCCTGGGGCACCCAGGGTTATGAGGCAGGTGGCCTCGGCTACCCCGTCGGCCCGGCCAAGGACTTCAACGGTGGTCTGGCACAGGAGTTCCAGGGCGGTTATGTCCTGCGCACCCCGCAGAACCGCGCCTACTGGGTCCGCGGTGCGATCTCCGCGAAGTACATGGAGCCCGGTGTCGCCACCACCCTCGGTTTCCCGACCGGCAATGAGCGCCTGATCCCGGGTGGTGCCTTCCAGGAGTTCACCAACGGCAACATCTACTGGTCCGCCTCCACCGGCGCGCACTACATCCTCCGCGGCGGCATCTTCGACGCGTGGGGTGCCAAGGGTTATGAGCAGGGCGAGTACGGCTGGCCGACCACCGACCAGACCAGCATCGCCGCCGGTGGTGAGACCATCACCTTCCAGAACGGCACCATCCGTCAGGTGAACGGTCGCATCGAGGAGAGCCGCTAG
- the pks13 gene encoding polyketide synthase Pks13 (Pks13 is a key enzyme in mycolic acid biosynthesis.) codes for MGQSQSSDQKMTAEQVRTWLRDWVVRTTGLPAEEVSDDKAMETFGLSSRDVVVLSGELENLLDITLDATIAYEYPTIRGLAQRLIDGEPERSNVKRDLNYTPLGSSPGNHDIAVVGMAARFPGAGNTDEMWKLLVEGRDGIGELPIGRWSEYAGDEVMSRKMEEFSTVGGYLQDIASFDAEFFGLSPLEAANMDPQQRILLELTWESLENARIAPSSLRGESVGVFIGSSNNDYGMMIAADPAEAHPYALTGTSSAIVANRINYAFDFRGPSINVDTACSSSLVAVHQAVRALRSGEADHAIAGGVNILASPFVTTAFAELGVISPTGKIHAFSDDADGFVRSDGAGVVVLKRVSDAIADGDEILAVIKGSAVNSDGHSNGLTAPNPDAQIDVLQRAYMDARVDPTTVDYVEAHGTGTILGDPIEATAIGAVLGQGRDSATPTLLGSAKTNFGHTESAAGIAGIIKVVLAMKNKTLPPSVNYAGPNRYIDFDAERIEVVEDPREWPQYSGRALAGVSGFGFGGTNAHVVVSEFNPEDYTADLEGRRPRSAQLADVMVALPVSGHLPSRRRQAAADLADFLEGRRDEDLTPVARALARRNHGRSRAVVLASSIEEAVKRLRQVAEGKVSVGISTADAPAANGPVFVYSGFGSQHRKMIKDLCSLSPQFRERIEELDEMVKFESGWSIMDIVIDDEQTYDTETAQVTITAIQIALTDLLASFGIRPAAVMGMSMGEIAAAYAAGGLSDRDTMLIASHRSRLMGEGEKSLPEDQLGAMAVVELSTEALEEFNAGHADLPDIEPAVYAAPGMTTVGGDRQAVIALVEELEKEGKFARLLNVKGAGHTSAVEPLLGELAGEIAGIEPQPLQIPLFSSVDQGVTYPVGSVVHDADYMLRCTRNSVYFQSATEAAFAAGHNTLVEISPNPVALMGMMNTAFTVGKPDAQLLFTLKRKVSEAESLRDLMAKLYVAGAPVDFGQLYGEGEFIDPPTITWKHQRFWTSARPSSGASADLPGTRVTLPNNNVAFTTVAELAPSAIAIMETAADAVLPGSSLVAVDERDMLPPSGEITTVVARNLGGLGLSVYKVTGGTTTLVAEGFAAAPGFDVTSEPIESELPEPPAQLSDLPLDFEAVRWDPATETVEERMRAIVSEAMGYDVDDLPRELPLIDLGLDSLMGMRIKNRIENDFQIPPLQVQVLRDASVADAVTLVEELVAGRTNGDSDSAATGEPANTVLTDGPIGAVTSTDVAGEVASDAATEVSEAPAALADPAGALGGSAQVTEAPTTSDAAPKTGATGVGVAPRDASERMVFGTWASLTGKAAAGITSELPEIDVDTATRIAERLTERSGVEITTEQVLAAETLEPLSDMVREGLETEVEGNIRVLRAREEGSTKPAVFMFHPAGGSSVVYQPLMRRLPADVPVYGVERLEGSLEERSAQYIEDIVKYSDGLPVVLGGWSFGGALAFEVAHKLQDTDVEVATIALLDTVRPSTPIPDTPEETRARWERYSNFARNTYGLEFDVPYELLDMAGEDGLLNMLGEFLATTDASEHGLSAGVLEHQRASFVDNRILDKLDFSRWAEVDVPVLLFRAERMHDGAIELEPNYAHIDPDGGWSVIVEDLEVIQLSGDHLAIVDEPVIAKVGAHMSRRIEEISRKKN; via the coding sequence ATGGGACAGAGCCAATCGTCGGATCAGAAGATGACCGCTGAACAGGTCCGCACCTGGCTTCGGGACTGGGTTGTCCGCACCACCGGGCTGCCCGCCGAGGAGGTGTCGGATGACAAGGCGATGGAGACCTTCGGTCTCTCATCCCGTGATGTCGTGGTCCTCTCCGGTGAGTTGGAGAACCTGCTGGATATCACCCTGGATGCCACCATCGCCTATGAGTACCCGACCATCCGCGGTCTGGCTCAGCGGCTCATCGATGGCGAGCCGGAGCGTTCCAATGTCAAGCGCGACCTCAACTACACCCCCCTGGGGTCCTCCCCCGGCAATCATGACATCGCCGTGGTGGGCATGGCGGCCCGTTTCCCGGGTGCCGGCAACACCGACGAGATGTGGAAACTGCTCGTGGAGGGCCGTGACGGCATCGGTGAGCTGCCCATCGGCCGCTGGTCCGAGTACGCCGGTGATGAGGTCATGTCCCGCAAGATGGAGGAGTTCTCCACCGTCGGTGGCTACCTGCAGGACATCGCCAGCTTCGACGCCGAGTTCTTCGGTCTGTCCCCGCTCGAGGCCGCCAACATGGATCCGCAGCAGCGCATCCTCCTGGAGCTGACCTGGGAGTCCCTGGAAAACGCCCGCATCGCGCCCAGTTCCCTGCGCGGTGAGTCCGTCGGTGTGTTCATCGGCTCCTCCAACAACGACTACGGCATGATGATCGCCGCGGACCCCGCCGAGGCGCACCCCTATGCACTGACCGGCACCTCGAGCGCGATCGTGGCCAACCGCATCAACTATGCCTTCGACTTCCGTGGGCCGTCCATCAACGTGGACACCGCCTGCTCCTCCTCCCTGGTGGCGGTCCACCAGGCGGTGCGGGCACTGCGCTCCGGTGAAGCCGACCACGCCATCGCCGGTGGCGTGAACATCCTGGCCTCCCCGTTTGTCACCACCGCCTTCGCTGAACTCGGTGTGATCAGCCCGACCGGCAAGATCCACGCCTTCTCCGATGACGCCGACGGCTTCGTGCGGTCCGACGGCGCCGGTGTGGTCGTGCTCAAGCGCGTCTCCGATGCCATCGCCGACGGGGATGAGATCCTCGCGGTGATCAAGGGTTCCGCGGTGAACTCCGATGGCCACTCCAACGGCCTGACCGCCCCCAACCCGGATGCCCAGATCGATGTGCTCCAGCGTGCCTACATGGATGCCCGCGTGGATCCCACCACCGTGGACTACGTGGAGGCCCACGGTACCGGCACCATCCTGGGTGATCCGATCGAGGCCACGGCCATCGGTGCGGTGCTCGGTCAGGGGCGTGACAGCGCCACCCCGACCCTGCTGGGTTCGGCCAAGACCAACTTCGGTCACACCGAATCCGCTGCGGGTATCGCCGGCATCATCAAGGTCGTCCTGGCGATGAAGAACAAGACCCTGCCGCCGTCGGTGAACTACGCAGGCCCCAACCGCTACATCGACTTCGATGCCGAACGCATCGAGGTTGTGGAGGATCCCCGCGAGTGGCCGCAGTACAGCGGCCGTGCCCTGGCCGGTGTGTCCGGTTTCGGTTTCGGTGGCACCAACGCCCACGTGGTGGTCTCCGAGTTCAACCCGGAGGACTACACCGCCGACCTGGAGGGGCGCAGGCCCCGGTCCGCGCAGCTCGCCGACGTCATGGTCGCGCTGCCGGTGTCGGGACACCTGCCGTCGCGCCGTCGACAGGCGGCAGCCGACCTGGCCGATTTCCTGGAGGGCCGTCGCGACGAGGATCTCACCCCCGTCGCCCGCGCCCTGGCACGACGCAACCACGGCCGCTCCCGCGCGGTGGTGCTCGCCAGCAGCATCGAGGAGGCCGTCAAGCGCCTGCGTCAGGTCGCCGAGGGAAAGGTCAGCGTGGGCATCTCCACCGCTGACGCCCCGGCCGCCAACGGCCCGGTGTTCGTCTACTCCGGTTTCGGATCCCAGCACCGCAAGATGATCAAGGATCTCTGCTCGCTGTCCCCGCAGTTCCGCGAACGCATCGAGGAACTCGATGAGATGGTCAAGTTCGAGTCCGGCTGGTCCATCATGGACATCGTCATCGATGATGAGCAGACCTATGACACCGAAACCGCGCAGGTCACCATCACCGCGATCCAGATCGCGCTGACCGACCTGCTCGCCAGCTTCGGTATCCGCCCGGCGGCCGTGATGGGCATGTCCATGGGTGAGATCGCCGCGGCCTACGCCGCCGGTGGCCTGTCCGACCGCGACACCATGCTCATCGCCAGCCACCGTTCCCGCCTCATGGGTGAGGGCGAGAAGTCCCTGCCCGAGGACCAGCTGGGTGCCATGGCCGTGGTGGAACTGTCCACCGAGGCACTCGAGGAGTTCAACGCCGGACACGCAGACCTACCCGACATTGAACCGGCCGTGTACGCCGCCCCCGGCATGACCACCGTCGGTGGTGACCGCCAGGCCGTGATCGCCCTGGTCGAGGAACTGGAGAAGGAGGGCAAATTCGCTCGTCTGCTCAACGTCAAGGGCGCCGGCCACACCAGCGCCGTCGAACCGCTGCTGGGTGAACTCGCCGGTGAGATCGCCGGTATCGAACCACAGCCCCTGCAGATCCCGCTGTTCAGCTCCGTGGACCAGGGCGTGACCTACCCGGTGGGCAGCGTCGTCCACGACGCCGACTACATGCTGCGCTGCACCCGCAACTCCGTGTACTTCCAGAGTGCAACCGAGGCCGCCTTCGCCGCGGGCCACAACACCCTGGTGGAGATCTCCCCGAACCCGGTCGCCCTCATGGGCATGATGAACACCGCATTCACCGTGGGCAAGCCCGACGCGCAGCTGTTGTTCACCCTCAAGCGTAAGGTGTCCGAGGCGGAGTCCCTGCGTGACCTGATGGCCAAGCTGTATGTCGCCGGTGCCCCGGTGGACTTCGGTCAGCTCTACGGCGAGGGCGAGTTCATCGACCCGCCGACCATCACCTGGAAGCACCAGCGTTTCTGGACCTCCGCCCGTCCCAGCAGCGGTGCCAGCGCCGACCTGCCGGGCACCCGCGTGACCCTGCCGAACAACAACGTCGCCTTCACCACCGTCGCCGAGCTGGCTCCGTCCGCCATCGCGATCATGGAGACCGCCGCCGACGCCGTGCTGCCGGGGTCCTCCCTGGTGGCTGTCGACGAACGCGATATGCTTCCCCCCAGCGGTGAGATCACCACGGTGGTCGCCCGGAACCTCGGTGGTCTGGGCCTGTCGGTGTACAAGGTCACCGGTGGCACCACCACCCTGGTCGCCGAGGGTTTCGCCGCCGCCCCGGGCTTCGACGTGACGTCCGAGCCGATCGAGTCGGAGCTGCCGGAACCACCAGCGCAGCTGTCCGACCTGCCCCTCGATTTCGAGGCCGTGCGCTGGGATCCCGCCACCGAGACGGTGGAGGAGCGCATGCGCGCGATCGTCTCCGAGGCGATGGGTTATGACGTCGATGACCTGCCCCGCGAGCTGCCCCTGATCGACCTCGGTCTGGATTCGCTGATGGGCATGCGCATCAAGAACCGCATCGAGAACGACTTCCAGATCCCGCCGCTGCAGGTGCAGGTGCTTCGCGACGCCTCCGTCGCCGACGCCGTCACCCTCGTCGAGGAGCTGGTGGCCGGCCGCACCAACGGGGACTCTGACAGTGCAGCCACCGGCGAGCCCGCCAACACCGTACTCACCGACGGACCGATCGGTGCGGTGACCAGCACCGATGTTGCCGGTGAGGTGGCCTCCGACGCCGCCACCGAGGTCTCCGAGGCACCCGCGGCACTCGCCGACCCGGCCGGTGCACTGGGCGGGTCCGCCCAGGTGACCGAGGCCCCCACCACCTCTGATGCTGCACCTAAGACCGGTGCCACCGGCGTGGGTGTCGCCCCGCGTGATGCCTCCGAGCGCATGGTGTTCGGAACCTGGGCCAGCCTGACCGGCAAGGCCGCCGCCGGTATCACCAGCGAACTGCCGGAGATCGACGTGGATACCGCCACCCGGATCGCCGAACGTCTCACCGAGCGCTCCGGCGTGGAGATCACCACCGAGCAGGTCCTGGCCGCGGAAACCCTGGAACCCCTGTCCGACATGGTCCGCGAGGGCCTGGAGACCGAGGTCGAGGGCAATATCCGCGTGCTGCGTGCCCGCGAGGAGGGATCCACCAAGCCCGCCGTGTTCATGTTCCACCCGGCCGGTGGTTCCTCCGTGGTCTACCAGCCACTGATGCGCCGCCTGCCCGCCGATGTCCCGGTCTACGGCGTGGAGCGCCTCGAGGGCAGCCTCGAGGAGCGCAGCGCGCAGTACATCGAGGACATCGTGAAATACTCCGATGGCCTGCCGGTGGTACTCGGTGGCTGGAGCTTCGGTGGTGCCCTCGCCTTCGAGGTCGCCCATAAGCTGCAGGACACCGATGTTGAGGTGGCCACCATCGCACTGTTGGACACCGTCCGCCCGTCCACCCCGATCCCGGACACCCCGGAGGAGACCCGGGCCCGGTGGGAGCGCTACTCCAACTTCGCGCGGAACACCTACGGCCTGGAATTCGACGTGCCCTATGAGCTTCTCGACATGGCCGGTGAGGATGGTCTGCTGAACATGCTGGGTGAGTTCCTGGCCACCACCGATGCCTCCGAGCACGGACTGTCCGCCGGTGTCCTCGAGCATCAGCGTGCCTCCTTCGTGGACAACCGCATCCTGGACAAGCTGGACTTCTCCCGCTGGGCCGAGGTTGATGTACCGGTGCTGTTGTTCCGTGCGGAGCGCATGCATGATGGAGCCATCGAGCTCGAGCCCAACTATGCCCATATTGATCCTGATGGTGGCTGGTCGGTTATCGTTGAGGATCTGGAGGTCATCCAGCTCAGCGGCGATCATCTGGCCATCGTCGATGAGCCGGTGATCGCTAAGGTCGGTGCTCATATGAGTCGCCGGATCGAAGAGATTTCCCGGAAGAAGAATTGA